A segment of the Micromonospora sediminicola genome:
GCGAGCGACGGCGGACCGATCGGCGCGGACGGCGCGGGCGCCTGTGTGGTCGGCGCCGGGTCGCGGCGCTTCCAGGCGCTGACGCCGAGCCGACCGGTGTTGCCCAGGTCGATCGGCCCGTCCAGCGCGACCGGGTACGCCGGCCGGCCGGCCACCGGGGCGACGTCCAGCTCGACGCCGTCGGTCGCCACCACCGTCGCGTCGGTGACCAGGTTGCGCCAGATCAGCGCGGCGCCGGCCCGTTCGCCGGGACGCAGCACGAGCGCGGTGGGTGGGTCGTCGAAGCCCGAGGTGATCGGGGCGGCCCCGGGGATCACCCGCACCGTGATCGGGTCCCTGTCGGCGTCCCGCAGCGCGACCGCCGGATAGCCGCGCAGCTCGTACGGCCGGTCGCCGCAGTTGACCAGGTCGAGGCCCATGGCCCGCAGCCCCATCGCGGCGCTCACCCCGAGTTCGACGATCCGGATGCCCTCCGGGGAGCAGGCCGGGGTGGCCGTCGCGCTGTCGGGCGCGGCCCCCGGCCGCTGCGGCGGCGTGGACAGTGGGTCCACCGGGCGCGGCGTCGCGGTGCAGGCGGTCAGCAGGGTCAGCCCGGCGATGACGCCGAGTCGGCGCGCCGGGTTCCGCATCCGGTGATCATGCCACCCGGTCGGGCGCGGCGAGGACCGCGTCGAGCAGGCCCGGGTAGAGGCGGTCCAGTTCCTCGCGGCGCAGGCGCACGTAGCGGCTGGTGCCGGCGACGCGGGTGCGGGTGACGCCCGCCTCGCGCAGCACCCGGAGGTGGTGGCTGCGGGTGGCTTTGGAGACGCCGAACTCGAACGTGCCGCAGGCGTGCTCGCCGCCCCGGGCCAGCGTGCGCACGATCTGCAGTCGGACGTCGTCGGCCAGCGCCGCCAGCACCGCGGTCACCGGCACGTCGCGCAACTCGGGTTCGTGCAGTTCCATGTGACCAGGGTAACCCATGTTCGACATCCGTCGAACAACCTCCTAGAGTCGGCTTCGTTGGTTCGACGATACTCGAACATAGGAGCCGCGATGCGATCCCGTTCCGCCGCCCTCCCGCTCTTCGCGGTGCTCAGTTGGGGCGTCATGTTCCCCGTCCTGGCCAGCGCGCTCACCCGGGTGGACGCGCTCAACCTGACCACCGCCCGGTACGTGCTCGCCACCGCCGTGCTGGTCGCCCTGCTCCTGGCCCGGGAGGGGGTGACCGCCCTGACCACGCAGCGCCGTGGGGTTGAGGTGCTGCTGCTCGGCGCGCTCGGCTTCGCCGGCTTCAACACGCTCACCAACCTCGCGCTCGGGCACGCGGCCCCGCAGCAGATCGCCCTGTTCGCCGCCACCGTGCCGGTCGTCACCCAGCTGGTCCGCTGGGCGCGGGACGGCATCCGGCCCCGGCCGGCGATGCTCGGCCTCTCCGTGGTCGCGCTCGTCGGCGTCGGTCTGGTGATCACCCGCGGCCGGCTCGACGGGCTCGGCGAGTTCGGTCTCGGCGGGCTGCTCATGGTCGGCGCCGTGCTCGGCTGGGCGTTCTACACCCACGGCGCGACCCGGTTCCCCGAGTGGTCACCGCTGCGCTACACCGCGCTGACCGCCGTCGCCGGCACGATCGCCATGCTCGCCGCCAGCGCCGCCGCCGACCTCACCGGGGTCCAGCACGCCCCGCACGCCGCCGACCTCGTCGCGGTCGCCCCCCAGCTGGCGTACGCGGTGCTGGTCGCCGCCGTGGTCGCGGTGCTGGCCTGGAACACCGGCGTCCGGCGGCTCGGGGCGGCGGACGCCGCGCTGTTCATGAACCTGGTCCCGGTGACCACGTTCGCGGTGCAGATCCTGCGCGGCTACCGGCCGGGCGCGGTCGAGCTGGCCGGCGCCGGGCTGACCGTCGCCGCCC
Coding sequences within it:
- a CDS encoding ArsR/SmtB family transcription factor; translated protein: MELHEPELRDVPVTAVLAALADDVRLQIVRTLARGGEHACGTFEFGVSKATRSHHLRVLREAGVTRTRVAGTSRYVRLRREELDRLYPGLLDAVLAAPDRVA
- a CDS encoding DMT family transporter translates to MRSRSAALPLFAVLSWGVMFPVLASALTRVDALNLTTARYVLATAVLVALLLAREGVTALTTQRRGVEVLLLGALGFAGFNTLTNLALGHAAPQQIALFAATVPVVTQLVRWARDGIRPRPAMLGLSVVALVGVGLVITRGRLDGLGEFGLGGLLMVGAVLGWAFYTHGATRFPEWSPLRYTALTAVAGTIAMLAASAAADLTGVQHAPHAADLVAVAPQLAYAVLVAAVVAVLAWNTGVRRLGAADAALFMNLVPVTTFAVQILRGYRPGAVELAGAGLTVAALVAANLVTRTPARRATTATPVPAAVVDRPAVVEPVAVVGR
- a CDS encoding DUF4232 domain-containing protein; translated protein: MRNPARRLGVIAGLTLLTACTATPRPVDPLSTPPQRPGAAPDSATATPACSPEGIRIVELGVSAAMGLRAMGLDLVNCGDRPYELRGYPAVALRDADRDPITVRVIPGAAPITSGFDDPPTALVLRPGERAGAALIWRNLVTDATVVATDGVELDVAPVAGRPAYPVALDGPIDLGNTGRLGVSAWKRRDPAPTTQAPAPSAPIGPPSLATTPVNPL